The Pyrus communis chromosome 9, drPyrComm1.1, whole genome shotgun sequence genome has a segment encoding these proteins:
- the LOC137745206 gene encoding protein FAR1-RELATED SEQUENCE 5-like, whose translation MTHESDGASVGTSLVDMSHLFGQDDDDDDDQRTPNSCKDGSSLVQPHEPYVGQEFDSQESALAFYNAYATRMGFVTRMNDMYRSKHDGTVIGRTLVCNKEGFRKPDRRDKKTLKPRAQTRVGCRAMLSIKKLSVGKWVVTWFVREHTHALTPNKALKGLVNDQVPDDKTKIAELTNELFLERKRSAALREIVDLLFNHIEEHTQDLSKKVQHVVDNVKELESEGKNRRSLG comes from the exons ATGACTCA TGAATCTGATGGTGCATCGGTAGGAACTTCTCTTGTAGATATGAGTCATCTTTTTGGacaggatgatgatgatgatgatgatcaaaGGACTCCAAATTCTTGTAAAGATGGATCAAGTCTAGTCCAACCACATGAGCCGTATGTGGGTCAGGAATTCGACTCACAAGAAAGTGCACTGGCATTTTATAATGCCTATGCCACTCGTATGGGTTTCGTTACTCGTATGAATGATATGTATCGATCCAAACACGATGGAACCGTCATTGGGCGGACATTGGTATGCAACAAAGAGGGTTTCCGAAAGCCTGACAGGCGTGACAAGAAGACCCTAAAGCCTCGGGCTCAAACTAGGGTAGGTTGTAGGGCAATGCTGTCCATCAAGAAACTCAGTGTTGGGAAATGGGTTGTTACATGGTTCGTTAGGGAGCACACTCATGCATTGACTCCCAACAAAGCTCTAAAAGGACTGGTCAATGATCAAGTACCG GACGATAAGACAAAGATTGCAGAGTTAACTAACGAGCTCTTCCTCGAGAGAAAGCGGTCTGCTGCACTTAGAGAAATAGTTGATCTTCTATTTAATCACATTGAGGAACATACGCAAGACCTGTCGAAGAAAGTTCAGCATGTTGTTGACAATGTCAAGGAGCTTGAATCAGAAGGGAAAAACCGTCGTAGCCTAGGATAG
- the LOC137745356 gene encoding uncharacterized protein: MAARKIAGEKGFASAFCSWGSQSVLEGDLEAGGAPQVTARCDFVFKGVPINPLKVLAAVSAAVSSFISAKTKDGDRGGGDGRRNIQVTRWCAPTYPFVKINVDASWSKASKKGFVGLIVRDMESKFVAAARHPITAPSAAAVEASALLHGCRLGAELGVRYVILESDSLDAIKCLSSSLSMGSWEAYPMLARVKQLGGGDFFDCRWSWVPRSANGVAHKIASIGFSEMSDVVWVVRPPSSLVYVLNNDGLPCPH; encoded by the exons ATGGCTGCAAGGAAGATCGCTGGCGAGAAGGGATTTGCGTCGGCCTTCTGTTCGTGGGGTTCCCAAAGCGTTTTGGAAGGTGATCTGGAAGCTGGAGGTGCCCCCCAAGTTACG GCTCGCtgtgattttgtttttaaaggGGTGCCCATTAACCCGTTAAAGGTCCTGGCTGCTGTCTCTGCGGCGGTGAGCTCGTTTATTAGTGCAAAGACAAAGGATGGGGATAGAGGAGGGGGTGACGGAAGGAGGAACATTCAAGTTACGAGATGGTGCGCTCCGACCTACCCTTTTGTGAAGATAAATGTGGATGCTAGCTGGTCCAAAGCATCAAAAAAGGGTTTTGTTGGATTGATTGTGAGGGACATGGAGAGTAAGTTCGTGGCTGCTGCGCGGCATCCTATTACTGCTCCTTCTGCTGCAGCAGTGGAGGCTTCTGCGTTGTTGCACGGGTGCAGGCTCGGTGCAGAGCTGGGTGTAAGGTATGTAATTCTGGAATCGGACTCCTTGGATGCGATTAAATGTCTTTCTAGCTCGCTGTCTATGGGTAGTTGGGAGGCATACCCGATGCTGGCTCGGGTTAAAcagttgggggggggggatttCTTTGATTGCCGATGGTCTTGGGTGCCACGGTCTGCTAATGGCGTGGCTCACAAGATTGCATCGATTGGTTTTTCGGAGATGAGTGATGTTGTTTGGGTCGTTAGGCCCCCATCTTCGTTGGTCTATGTATTGAACAATGACGGATTACCTTGCCCTCATTAA